One Candidatus Ornithobacterium hominis genomic region harbors:
- a CDS encoding HD domain-containing protein — MKERIRQQVFDFISNYEIDIAHDIFHLDRVCNNCLFLNEKENHKKDEPVLILSSYLHDFHRLSSGNDSKLKKVEESEELLYNFFQKNSEYKNYRNEVISLVSATDKYSFSDDKQNKSKIDIKAKILFDADSLEALGAIGIARAFSFGQWIEEPIYNPQFPLKDDTFYQAKKTHSVLHHFYEKLFKLENEFYTETAKKIAKERTEFTRLYIKIFLEEISL; from the coding sequence ATGAAAGAAAGAATAAGGCAACAGGTGTTTGATTTCATTTCAAATTATGAAATTGATATTGCTCATGATATTTTTCATTTAGATAGAGTTTGCAATAATTGCTTGTTTTTAAACGAAAAAGAAAATCACAAAAAAGATGAGCCAGTATTGATATTATCCTCTTATCTTCATGATTTTCATAGGCTTTCTTCTGGGAATGACAGTAAACTGAAAAAAGTTGAGGAATCTGAAGAATTACTGTATAACTTTTTTCAGAAAAATAGTGAGTATAAAAATTATAGGAATGAGGTTATTAGCTTAGTTTCAGCAACAGATAAATACTCTTTTTCTGATGATAAACAAAATAAGAGTAAGATTGATATAAAAGCTAAAATTTTGTTTGATGCGGATAGTTTGGAGGCATTAGGTGCGATTGGTATAGCAAGAGCGTTTTCTTTTGGTCAGTGGATAGAAGAACCTATATATAACCCTCAATTCCCTTTAAAAGATGATACTTTTTATCAAGCAAAGAAAACACATTCTGTATTACATCATTTCTATGAAAAATTATTTAAGTTAGAAAACGAATTCTATACCGAAACCGCTAAGAAAATAGCAAAAGAAAGAACGGAGTTTACGAGACTATATATAAAAATATTTTTAGAAGAGATTTCATTATGA
- a CDS encoding NUDIX hydrolase, translated as MKKDKIDFVASGIIIDKNAVLMIWHSKLNAWLFPGGHIEDNETMEEAVIRECKEEVNLDTEVFDNRVGALSDNNVVEENLPFCILKEPIKEPNNFHYHIDFIYKLKPKNIEDFNLQPNTKWVKKDDIESLDTFDNVKKLLKKIL; from the coding sequence ATGAAAAAAGATAAAATTGATTTTGTAGCATCAGGAATAATAATTGATAAAAATGCCGTTCTTATGATATGGCACAGTAAGTTAAATGCTTGGCTGTTTCCTGGAGGTCATATTGAAGACAACGAAACTATGGAAGAAGCTGTAATAAGAGAATGTAAAGAAGAGGTTAACTTAGATACAGAGGTATTTGATAATAGAGTAGGAGCGCTTTCTGATAACAATGTAGTAGAAGAAAATTTACCTTTTTGTATTTTAAAAGAACCTATAAAAGAACCCAATAATTTTCATTACCATATAGATTTTATTTATAAACTCAAACCAAAAAATATTGAAGATTTTAATTTACAGCCCAATACTAAATGGGTGAAAAAAGATGATATAGAGTCTTTAGATACTTTTGATAATGTAAAAAAACTATTAAAAAAGATTCTTTAA
- a CDS encoding DUF1896 domain-containing protein codes for MATQEKEISYYDLRLRELLNTSFPNLASDEEFIKARGDLAAQAYQNAFEAGNDVLECRRIANEALFEGLYYSPFDTVYQVVCNEFDREIPADEARAFALKMFPYCIEVFEHYNLHQDFDGSQAYDALYTELTGQIQIWIEENGVQ; via the coding sequence ATGGCAACACAAGAAAAAGAAATTTCGTATTATGATTTACGACTAAGAGAACTATTAAACACGAGTTTTCCTAATCTGGCATCTGATGAGGAGTTTATCAAAGCAAGGGGGGATTTAGCTGCACAGGCATATCAAAATGCGTTTGAAGCGGGAAATGATGTACTGGAATGTCGTAGAATCGCAAATGAAGCTCTTTTTGAAGGCTTGTATTATTCCCCTTTTGACACAGTATATCAAGTGGTTTGTAATGAGTTTGACCGAGAAATCCCTGCCGATGAAGCCCGTGCCTTTGCACTTAAAATGTTCCCCTATTGCATTGAAGTATTTGAGCATTACAATTTACATCAAGATTTTGATGGCTCCCAAGCGTATGATGCTCTTTACACTGAACTAACAGGACAAATTCAAATATGGATTGAGGAAAATGGCGTTCAATAA
- a CDS encoding nucleotidyl transferase AbiEii/AbiGii toxin family protein: MIPKNAITYWRSIVPWQTPEQVEQDLIICKALVEIYKDAFLSKHLAFRGGTALHKLYLSPQPRYSEDIDLVQIKAEPIKETIDRLREVLSFLGEPYVRQKRNNNVLIFKVASEIPPVVPIRLKIEINCKEHFTALGFSEVPFEVDSPWYKDKANIVTYSLEELIATKLRALYQRRKGRDLFDLYKCLTKTHLDVEKIIQIYHQYMNFSEGQSPTQKQFLRNLELKLEDSEFLGDTALLLHPSENYDHLIAYEKVRTELIEKI, from the coding sequence ATGATACCTAAAAATGCAATTACTTATTGGCGTTCCATTGTTCCGTGGCAGACACCTGAACAAGTAGAACAAGATTTAATTATCTGCAAAGCTCTGGTAGAAATTTATAAAGATGCTTTTCTATCAAAACATTTGGCTTTTCGGGGAGGAACTGCCTTGCATAAGTTATATTTATCGCCACAACCTCGCTACTCGGAAGATATTGACTTAGTTCAAATCAAAGCCGAACCTATTAAAGAAACTATCGACCGACTTCGAGAAGTCCTGTCCTTTTTAGGAGAACCTTATGTTCGTCAGAAAAGAAATAACAATGTACTAATTTTTAAAGTAGCCTCAGAGATTCCTCCTGTGGTTCCCATTCGATTAAAAATAGAAATCAATTGTAAAGAGCATTTTACAGCATTAGGATTTTCGGAAGTTCCTTTTGAAGTGGACAGTCCTTGGTATAAAGATAAGGCAAATATTGTTACTTATTCATTAGAAGAATTAATTGCTACTAAACTAAGAGCTTTATATCAAAGGCGAAAAGGTAGAGATTTGTTCGATTTATATAAATGTTTGACCAAAACTCATCTTGATGTCGAAAAAATAATTCAAATCTATCATCAATATATGAATTTTTCAGAAGGACAAAGTCCTACTCAAAAACAATTTTTAAGAAATTTAGAATTGAAATTAGAGGATAGTGAATTTTTGGGGGACACAGCTTTACTGCTACACCCTAGTGAGAATTACGACCACCTAATAGCCTACGAAAAGGTACGAACTGAACTCATTGAAAAAATATAA
- a CDS encoding type IV toxin-antitoxin system AbiEi family antitoxin domain-containing protein, giving the protein MFITKITIKDWVEELPKKGIMTFSIEQVRNQFTNLKEQSISNALHRLSCKGKILSIWKGFYVIIPVEYALSKQVPPYLYIDELMNYLERNYYIGLLSAASFYGAAHQRPQTFSVLTELPPLRTTLKNNVQIVFPVKRFITEELWTLHKTQNGYVKVSTPEVTALDLLIYENEIGGLNRATEVIQELCAEMDFKRMPNTLISQFPIASIQRLGYVLSILEEKELEKILWKKSQEIGLNFWKTPLKTGKEISDTDDYHPVWKIIINEQIYIDE; this is encoded by the coding sequence ATGTTTATTACGAAAATAACGATTAAGGACTGGGTAGAAGAATTACCTAAAAAGGGGATTATGACTTTTAGTATTGAACAAGTACGAAATCAATTTACAAATTTAAAAGAACAAAGTATTTCCAATGCTTTGCACCGATTAAGTTGTAAAGGAAAAATTTTATCTATTTGGAAAGGATTTTATGTAATTATTCCTGTTGAATATGCTTTGAGCAAACAAGTGCCGCCCTATCTATATATAGATGAACTAATGAATTATCTGGAAAGGAATTATTATATCGGCTTATTAAGTGCTGCCAGCTTTTATGGAGCTGCACATCAACGCCCACAAACTTTTTCTGTACTTACTGAATTACCGCCTTTAAGAACAACCTTAAAGAATAATGTACAGATTGTTTTTCCAGTTAAGCGTTTCATCACCGAGGAATTATGGACATTACATAAAACGCAAAACGGTTATGTAAAAGTATCCACTCCTGAAGTTACCGCCTTGGACCTACTTATCTATGAGAATGAAATAGGTGGTTTGAATAGAGCGACTGAAGTCATACAGGAACTTTGTGCTGAAATGGATTTTAAGAGAATGCCTAATACGCTAATATCTCAGTTTCCGATAGCAAGTATCCAGCGTTTAGGTTATGTACTTTCTATTTTAGAAGAAAAAGAGTTGGAGAAAATACTATGGAAAAAATCCCAAGAAATTGGACTAAACTTTTGGAAAACACCTCTAAAAACAGGTAAAGAAATATCTGATACAGATGACTATCATCCCGTTTGGAAAATAATAATAAATGAACAAATATACATTGACGAATGA
- a CDS encoding topoisomerase C-terminal repeat-containing protein: MKDYTQKITEDFLAMEIEGIASPALVCPVCKKQSVRLYKKVAKCMEEDCQWLFFRNVCGKQVNDEAIMALLENGKTTLSKGLKSKAGKSFDAYLVLQEDSSTSFEFPPRSKNKKGK, from the coding sequence ATGAAAGACTATACCCAAAAAATTACAGAAGATTTTTTAGCGATGGAAATCGAAGGAATTGCTTCACCTGCATTGGTTTGTCCTGTTTGTAAAAAACAAAGTGTTCGTTTATACAAGAAAGTTGCTAAATGTATGGAAGAAGATTGTCAGTGGTTATTTTTCAGAAATGTTTGCGGAAAACAGGTAAATGATGAAGCGATAATGGCTTTGCTGGAAAATGGAAAAACAACGCTTTCAAAAGGATTAAAAAGTAAGGCGGGAAAAAGTTTTGATGCTTATTTGGTTCTTCAAGAAGACAGTTCTACCTCATTTGAGTTTCCGCCTCGCTCTAAAAATAAAAAAGGAAAATGA
- a CDS encoding DNA topoisomerase — protein sequence MISCKRIKFTKTTRPPALYTEATLLSAMESAGKDLEDENQRQLLKGTGIGTPATRAATIETLLKRNYIKRQKKSIVPTEKGLKVFEWVKDRKIADVALTGE from the coding sequence ATTATCTCCTGTAAAAGAATCAAGTTCACCAAAACCACCCGCCCTCCAGCATTATATACAGAAGCGACTTTATTGTCGGCAATGGAATCGGCAGGAAAGGATTTGGAAGACGAAAATCAACGACAATTACTCAAAGGTACTGGTATTGGAACTCCCGCTACTCGAGCGGCAACAATAGAAACTTTGTTGAAACGAAACTATATCAAACGCCAAAAGAAAAGTATAGTTCCAACTGAAAAGGGATTGAAAGTTTTTGAATGGGTCAAAGACCGAAAAATCGCTGATGTGGCATTAACGGGTGAATGA
- a CDS encoding DUF4377 domain-containing protein — MFFLFMVCFSIGCFNYNKEEDYYKEVEVTVLSETTLIKCCSPNFTGEREAMIVKKKNDKTDYLFLDEIRGFTYERGFEYLLLIKEKHLANAPQDVKSVEYHLIEELSKQKK, encoded by the coding sequence ATGTTTTTTTTATTTATGGTTTGCTTTTCTATTGGATGTTTTAATTACAATAAGGAAGAGGATTATTACAAAGAGGTTGAAGTAACCGTTCTATCAGAAACAACTTTAATCAAGTGTTGTTCTCCTAATTTTACTGGAGAAAGAGAGGCTATGATTGTAAAAAAGAAAAACGATAAAACAGACTATCTTTTCTTAGATGAAATTCGAGGATTTACTTATGAAAGAGGCTTTGAATATTTGTTATTGATTAAAGAAAAGCATTTAGCAAATGCACCTCAAGACGTAAAGTCTGTTGAGTATCATTTAATAGAAGAATTATCAAAGCAAAAGAAGTAA
- a CDS encoding SdpI family protein: protein MNYAFGYRTKRSVMNIDNWNFSQIFFAKRWLLVSVVVILT from the coding sequence ATAAATTATGCATTTGGTTATAGAACTAAACGTTCAGTAATGAATATTGATAACTGGAATTTTTCACAAATTTTTTTTGCCAAAAGATGGTTATTAGTATCGGTAGTTGTTATTCTAACCTAA
- a CDS encoding RteC domain-containing protein → MSHYVNMFRRIEQEIEKEEKKVTFETKQITQEALKMVIYLNDKLQEFRKEILQKGFEDDDEEIYFFRHIKPNIQGKLIFYNRVYRTEMLRPTSINDFTKKYFSDEEERCRKRYDYFLKSDDFYRYYWSGRNDKDALYFKRFAINLADGLENHVFDLDPYFSTYYDYLVARIIARELFYDYLLFRTTEKQYEDIEDFEHSLEWSASKNALVELIYALYCSGAISNGNTNLSAISFAFQRIFKVELKDINHSFHRMKFRSKSQTLFIDQLQSSLQNYINKNL, encoded by the coding sequence ATGTCGCATTATGTAAACATGTTCAGACGAATTGAACAAGAGATTGAAAAGGAAGAAAAAAAAGTAACGTTTGAAACCAAGCAAATTACGCAGGAGGCACTTAAGATGGTGATTTACCTAAATGACAAATTGCAAGAATTTCGTAAAGAGATTTTACAAAAAGGCTTTGAAGATGATGATGAAGAAATCTATTTCTTTCGACATATCAAACCCAATATTCAGGGAAAATTAATCTTTTACAATAGAGTGTATCGTACAGAAATGCTACGCCCTACCTCTATCAATGACTTTACTAAAAAATACTTTAGTGATGAGGAGGAAAGATGCCGAAAGCGTTATGATTATTTTCTAAAATCAGACGATTTTTATCGCTATTATTGGTCGGGCAGAAATGATAAAGATGCTCTCTACTTTAAGCGTTTCGCTATTAATCTTGCTGATGGATTAGAAAATCATGTCTTTGATTTAGACCCCTATTTTTCTACTTATTATGACTATTTAGTCGCTAGAATTATCGCTCGTGAGTTATTTTATGATTATCTATTATTCAGGACAACTGAAAAACAATACGAAGATATAGAGGATTTTGAACATTCCTTGGAATGGAGTGCTTCTAAAAATGCCCTTGTGGAGCTAATCTATGCATTATATTGTTCTGGTGCTATTTCCAATGGAAACACCAACCTGAGCGCTATCTCTTTTGCTTTTCAAAGGATATTTAAAGTGGAACTCAAGGATATTAATCACTCCTTTCATCGTATGAAATTTCGTTCAAAATCTCAAACCTTATTTATTGATCAATTACAGTCTTCTTTGCAAAACTATATCAATAAAAATTTATAG
- a CDS encoding formate--tetrahydrofolate ligase encodes MSFPSDIEIAQSAKIQHISKIAEKLNIPLEELEFYGKYKAKLPLKLIQKNQWEKNKLILVTAITPTPAGEGKTTTSIGLVDGLNKIGKKATVVIREPSLGPVFGIKGGAAGGGYAQVIPMEDINLHFTGDFNAIEKANNLLSAAIDNNLQSKKRNLNIDPKTITWKRVIDMNDRSLRQIILSIGDNNGVVRQDGFNITPASEIMAILCLAENFEDLKNRLAKIYIADTFDGKPVFARDLNVVGAMAILLKDAIKPNLVQTLEGNPAIIHGGPFASIAQGTNTVLATKMGMSLSEYVVTEAGFGADLGAEKFINIKCKASALQPDATVIVATVRALRHHGGASKDDLQTPDLEKVKKGYPNLEKHIQIIQSFGLNPVVAINHFPGDDDAELEFIQSQCKKLGVDAVLAEGFSKGGDGMTNLAESVIQSIENQKKENFKFLYNNDDSIEEKIDSIASKIYGASEVNFTLKAKKQMRELKKLGFDDMAICMVKTPKSLSDDDKKLGCPTNFSVTVREFEVAAGAGFIIPMLGDAMRMPGLPSTPAAENMDIDNDGNITGLA; translated from the coding sequence ATGAGTTTCCCTTCTGATATTGAAATTGCTCAAAGCGCAAAAATACAACACATCTCGAAAATTGCAGAAAAACTAAATATTCCTCTAGAAGAATTAGAATTTTACGGCAAATACAAGGCTAAACTCCCTTTGAAGTTAATTCAAAAAAACCAATGGGAGAAAAATAAATTAATTTTGGTCACCGCCATTACACCAACGCCAGCAGGTGAAGGCAAAACCACGACTAGCATTGGTTTGGTAGACGGATTAAACAAAATTGGAAAAAAAGCTACCGTCGTGATACGTGAACCCTCACTAGGTCCTGTTTTTGGAATCAAAGGTGGAGCTGCTGGTGGTGGGTATGCACAAGTGATTCCTATGGAAGATATTAATTTGCATTTCACAGGTGATTTTAATGCTATAGAAAAAGCTAATAATTTGCTCTCGGCAGCGATTGACAATAATTTACAGTCTAAAAAAAGAAATTTGAATATCGACCCCAAAACAATTACATGGAAGCGTGTGATTGATATGAATGATCGCTCTTTGCGCCAAATCATTCTGAGCATAGGTGATAATAATGGAGTTGTGCGCCAAGATGGATTCAACATTACGCCTGCCTCGGAAATCATGGCTATTCTTTGCTTGGCCGAAAACTTCGAAGATTTAAAAAATCGATTGGCTAAAATTTATATTGCTGATACCTTTGACGGGAAACCTGTCTTTGCCCGAGATTTAAATGTGGTTGGTGCGATGGCAATTTTGCTGAAAGATGCCATTAAACCCAATTTGGTACAAACTTTAGAAGGAAATCCTGCGATTATTCATGGTGGCCCGTTTGCGAGTATCGCACAAGGAACCAATACAGTCTTGGCTACCAAAATGGGTATGAGCCTGAGCGAATATGTGGTAACAGAAGCTGGATTTGGTGCAGACTTGGGTGCAGAAAAATTTATCAACATCAAGTGTAAAGCTTCTGCCCTACAGCCTGATGCAACTGTAATTGTAGCCACAGTCCGTGCTTTACGCCACCATGGCGGAGCCTCTAAAGATGATTTACAAACTCCTGATTTAGAAAAAGTAAAAAAAGGATACCCTAATTTAGAAAAACATATCCAAATCATTCAATCTTTTGGCTTAAATCCTGTGGTGGCGATTAATCATTTCCCAGGTGATGATGATGCTGAACTTGAATTTATTCAATCCCAATGCAAAAAATTAGGCGTAGACGCCGTGTTGGCAGAAGGCTTTTCTAAAGGAGGTGACGGCATGACTAATTTAGCTGAAAGTGTTATTCAATCCATTGAAAATCAAAAGAAAGAAAATTTTAAATTTCTCTATAATAATGATGATTCAATTGAAGAGAAAATTGATTCTATTGCCTCAAAAATCTACGGTGCTTCTGAGGTCAATTTCACGCTCAAAGCAAAAAAACAAATGCGTGAGCTTAAAAAATTAGGCTTTGATGATATGGCGATTTGTATGGTTAAGACACCAAAATCTCTAAGCGATGATGATAAAAAATTAGGTTGCCCCACAAATTTCAGTGTTACGGTAAGAGAGTTTGAGGTCGCCGCTGGAGCTGGTTTTATAATCCCAATGCTAGGTGATGCCATGCGCATGCCAGGTTTACCATCTACGCCTGCTGCCGAAAATATGGATATTGATAATGATGGAAATATTACTGGTTTGGCCTAA
- the ribB gene encoding 3,4-dihydroxy-2-butanone-4-phosphate synthase encodes MLGKKNTQDTNNIENKIQLNTIEEALNDFKQGKIIIVVDDENRENEGDFVTSAELITAEKINFMAKYGRGLHCAPLTEERCEQLNLHPMVGNNTDPKETAFTVSVDLLGHGVTTGISASDRAKTVQALMNNDTLPHHLSRPGHIFPLRAKNGGVLRRPGHTEAAIDLSILSGLKPGGVIVEIMNEDGTMARVPQLIEIAKKFDLKIISIEDLISYRLQNDSLIKRINEVNFQSIYGEYKLIAYQQTTNEQIHFAMTKANWSIDEVVPVRVKSTNTYFDLFSALHLGEKPLLKKITDIINQNGKGAIIFINNVADSDLILGKFKHYQDYLEGTNSQALMETDQKDYGIGAQIIKDLGIKKIALITQNPRQKKAIGGYGLEIEEYIHLT; translated from the coding sequence ATGCTGGGAAAAAAGAACACACAAGATACCAATAATATTGAAAATAAAATTCAACTTAACACCATAGAAGAGGCTCTAAACGACTTCAAGCAAGGAAAAATCATCATTGTAGTTGATGATGAAAACCGAGAAAACGAAGGTGATTTTGTGACTTCGGCAGAGCTCATCACCGCAGAGAAAATCAATTTTATGGCAAAATACGGGCGTGGTCTGCATTGCGCTCCTCTCACAGAAGAACGCTGCGAGCAGCTAAATCTACACCCCATGGTGGGGAATAATACCGACCCTAAAGAAACAGCTTTTACCGTTTCTGTCGATTTATTGGGGCATGGCGTTACAACAGGAATTTCAGCCTCAGACCGAGCAAAGACAGTTCAAGCACTGATGAATAATGACACACTACCACACCACCTAAGTCGCCCAGGACATATTTTCCCGCTCAGAGCAAAAAACGGCGGAGTTTTGCGACGCCCTGGGCACACCGAAGCAGCTATCGATTTATCCATACTAAGTGGGCTAAAACCTGGTGGCGTAATCGTAGAAATTATGAACGAAGACGGAACCATGGCAAGAGTTCCTCAGCTAATTGAAATTGCCAAGAAATTTGATTTAAAAATCATCAGCATTGAAGACCTTATTTCATATCGCCTGCAAAACGACTCTCTCATCAAGCGAATCAATGAAGTTAATTTTCAGAGTATTTATGGCGAGTATAAACTTATTGCTTACCAGCAAACTACCAACGAACAAATTCACTTTGCAATGACTAAAGCTAATTGGAGCATTGATGAAGTCGTTCCCGTCCGTGTGAAAAGCACCAACACTTACTTCGATTTATTCTCGGCGCTTCATCTTGGCGAAAAACCCTTGCTGAAAAAAATTACAGATATTATTAATCAAAACGGAAAGGGAGCAATTATTTTTATCAATAACGTAGCAGATTCCGATTTAATTTTAGGAAAATTCAAGCACTATCAAGATTATTTAGAAGGTACTAATAGCCAAGCCTTGATGGAAACTGACCAAAAAGACTACGGAATTGGTGCACAAATCATCAAAGATTTAGGAATCAAAAAAATTGCTTTAATTACCCAAAATCCTAGGCAGAAAAAAGCCATCGGTGGCTATGGGCTCGAGATTGAAGAGTATATTCATTTAACATAA
- a CDS encoding LptF/LptG family permease, with protein MLKKLDWYTIKTYFGPFLFIFSVLFFIFMVQYAWQEMDRFLGKGFGMLNILKLLFYLGLSKVQLVMPLTVLLAAIMTFGGFGENYELAAMKSTGISLGRIMLPLFVFIFSLSIGLYFFSDRLVPFAERKAKNMLFNILQTKPAVNFAPGVFITGVPGFTMKITDRYGENEKFIEGVFIHKESSPYENQQTIIAKKGIFEPAEDNRFLKLALFDGYFYEDNIQGLNNIELKRQPLQSIQFDTLIQHFDISELVESAIEKENVTDHYNFLNTVQLMDRIDTLEIENQAFYDRSLNENLSTIVQQSYMMDTTTLNQNYKLYPVKKLNQEEKDRLAYSIKSDLERDKILYQTTHEEVQSRAKFFSRHVLVLVRNFSNSLMCVAFFLIGAPLGAIIRKGGVGMPVVVAIIIFIAFYLIYMYSENLAKNAQLDPYVAAWLPLMIFMPLGLFFTYKAMTDSDLFDLNSYFQPFEKIAKKLKINAGKKEHTRYQ; from the coding sequence ATGCTTAAGAAGCTCGATTGGTATACGATAAAAACTTATTTCGGTCCGTTTCTATTTATTTTCAGCGTATTGTTTTTCATTTTCATGGTACAATATGCATGGCAAGAAATGGATCGATTTCTAGGAAAGGGTTTTGGAATGTTGAATATTCTAAAGCTTTTATTTTATTTAGGTCTTTCAAAAGTTCAGCTAGTGATGCCGTTAACCGTTTTGCTCGCTGCCATCATGACTTTTGGTGGATTTGGAGAGAATTATGAATTAGCAGCCATGAAGTCGACTGGAATTTCTCTTGGGCGAATCATGCTGCCACTTTTTGTTTTCATTTTCTCGCTTTCGATTGGTTTATATTTCTTCTCAGACCGCTTAGTCCCTTTTGCTGAAAGGAAGGCAAAGAATATGCTATTTAATATCCTTCAGACTAAACCCGCTGTCAACTTTGCGCCAGGTGTTTTCATCACAGGTGTCCCTGGATTTACGATGAAAATCACAGACAGATATGGTGAGAATGAAAAATTCATAGAAGGTGTTTTTATTCACAAGGAGAGTTCGCCTTATGAAAATCAACAAACCATCATTGCCAAAAAAGGTATTTTTGAACCTGCTGAAGACAATCGTTTTCTAAAACTAGCTTTGTTTGATGGCTATTTTTATGAAGACAACATTCAAGGTTTAAACAATATTGAGCTAAAAAGACAGCCCTTACAGAGCATTCAATTTGATACCTTAATTCAGCATTTTGACATTTCTGAATTGGTAGAATCAGCCATAGAAAAAGAAAATGTAACAGACCATTATAATTTCCTAAACACAGTTCAGCTTATGGATCGCATTGATACTTTAGAAATTGAAAATCAAGCTTTCTATGATAGGAGTTTAAATGAAAATCTATCTACCATCGTGCAGCAATCTTATATGATGGATACCACGACATTGAATCAAAACTACAAACTATACCCTGTTAAAAAGTTAAACCAAGAAGAAAAAGACCGCCTCGCCTACAGCATCAAGTCTGATTTAGAACGAGACAAAATCCTTTATCAAACCACACATGAGGAAGTCCAAAGCCGAGCCAAATTCTTCTCTCGTCACGTACTCGTTTTAGTTCGTAATTTTTCTAATTCGTTGATGTGTGTTGCATTTTTTTTAATCGGAGCACCGCTAGGAGCTATCATTAGAAAAGGAGGCGTAGGAATGCCTGTTGTTGTAGCAATCATCATTTTCATCGCTTTTTATTTAATCTATATGTACAGCGAAAATTTAGCTAAAAACGCTCAGTTAGACCCTTATGTAGCCGCATGGTTACCTTTAATGATTTTCATGCCATTAGGTTTATTTTTCACTTATAAAGCTATGACTGATTCAGACTTATTTGATTTAAACTCATATTTTCAACCTTTTGAAAAAATAGCAAAAAAACTAAAAATTAATGCTGGGAAAAAAGAACACACAAGATACCAATAA
- a CDS encoding LolA family protein produces the protein MKIYSLIIWVLLSSFTFAQNAEAILNKVSANYKAKNSYYIKFKSELENSKTNTKDQYSGEVYVKKEKYNLSVPAMNIQQIYTGKKLYTVNQEIQEVTVTQPEKNSDELFTPTRVLDIYKKGYTLSVEGKEYFQNKDVTKIKLTPTKSGNVKYIIIGVNEKNNNLVYLQEVDLNDTKITISVEKQLFNIIVPYTLLNFDKKFYKNYYISEI, from the coding sequence ATGAAAATATATAGTTTAATCATATGGGTTTTACTGAGCTCTTTTACTTTTGCTCAAAATGCCGAAGCGATTTTGAACAAAGTAAGCGCTAATTATAAAGCTAAAAATTCCTACTATATTAAATTTAAAAGCGAGCTAGAAAATTCTAAAACCAATACGAAAGATCAATATAGTGGTGAAGTTTACGTGAAAAAAGAAAAATACAACTTGAGTGTTCCTGCAATGAATATTCAGCAAATTTATACTGGGAAAAAACTTTACACTGTGAACCAAGAAATACAAGAAGTGACCGTAACTCAGCCAGAAAAAAATAGTGATGAATTGTTTACGCCCACTCGCGTTTTAGATATTTATAAAAAAGGTTACACCCTCTCAGTTGAAGGAAAAGAATATTTCCAAAATAAAGATGTAACGAAAATTAAATTAACTCCTACAAAATCAGGAAATGTGAAGTATATTATTATTGGGGTTAATGAGAAAAATAATAATTTAGTGTATTTGCAAGAAGTAGATTTGAATGACACCAAAATAACCATAAGCGTTGAAAAACAACTATTTAACATCATAGTTCCCTATACTTTATTAAATTTTGATAAAAAATTTTATAAAAACTATTACATTTCCGAAATTTGA